A window of Paremcibacter congregatus contains these coding sequences:
- a CDS encoding glyoxalase superfamily protein, which yields MTTPPLTLDSLKRQARRMRDHFAEHNIEMSHSKTLEALAKQYGYKDWNVLTASLKRQALQPIWPTLEDRVSGTYLGHDFTASILKTETAILPDVRRYTMLFDVPIDVVASAHFSNFRQRVTCLLNSDLRSVDHKGRPDNIVQLNK from the coding sequence ATGACCACACCACCTCTTACTCTCGACAGCCTGAAACGTCAGGCACGGCGCATGCGGGATCATTTCGCCGAACATAATATTGAAATGAGCCATTCAAAAACCTTGGAAGCCCTGGCAAAGCAGTATGGTTACAAGGACTGGAACGTCCTAACCGCCAGCCTGAAGCGTCAGGCGTTGCAACCCATCTGGCCAACCCTGGAGGACAGGGTTTCAGGTACTTATCTGGGGCATGACTTTACCGCGAGCATTCTCAAGACCGAAACAGCGATCTTGCCGGATGTTCGCCGCTATACAATGCTGTTCGATGTCCCCATTGACGTGGTTGCTTCGGCACATTTCAGTAATTTCCGCCAACGTGTGACCTGTCTGCTCAACAGCGACCTACGCAGCGTTGACCATAAAGGTCGCCCTGACAATATTGTGCAGCTCAATAAATAG
- a CDS encoding bifunctional transcriptional activator/DNA repair enzyme AdaA — MTKTLSFADKYRIILEKDASYEGIFFTAVKTTGIFCRPSCTARKPKSENVTFYNTVEEALLNGYRPCKVCRPMTPAEETPAYITQILQELADNPFEKIKDHHLRQRNIEPNRLRRWFKTHYGMTFQTYQRLLRINTAYEKITKGESVTHTAYDVGFESLSGFNSSYQTILGQSPTAPPKNIITITRFTTPLGPMFACASSRGLCLLEFTNRRMLESEFKDLCKRLNAVILPGKNLHLNQTQQEITEYFAGKRKTFTVALDTPGTTFQNSVWNLLQTIPYGETRSYQQQAERLGKPTAVRAVASANGYNRISIIIPCHRVIGKDGNLTGYGGGLERKKWLLNLEKSIP, encoded by the coding sequence ATGACAAAGACACTGTCCTTCGCGGATAAATACCGGATCATCCTTGAAAAAGATGCTTCCTATGAGGGAATATTCTTCACAGCGGTTAAAACCACCGGGATTTTCTGCCGCCCGAGCTGCACGGCCCGAAAACCCAAAAGCGAAAATGTCACCTTTTATAACACTGTGGAAGAAGCGCTTCTCAATGGATATCGCCCTTGCAAGGTCTGTCGCCCCATGACTCCGGCGGAAGAAACGCCAGCCTATATCACCCAAATTCTGCAGGAACTGGCCGACAATCCGTTCGAGAAAATCAAGGACCATCACCTGAGACAACGCAACATCGAACCCAACAGGCTACGCCGCTGGTTCAAGACCCATTACGGCATGACCTTCCAGACCTATCAACGCCTGCTGCGGATCAACACAGCCTATGAAAAAATCACCAAAGGAGAGAGTGTGACCCACACCGCCTATGATGTGGGATTTGAGTCCCTTAGCGGCTTTAACAGCAGCTACCAGACCATCCTGGGACAGTCCCCCACCGCCCCCCCGAAAAACATTATTACCATTACCCGCTTTACCACGCCGCTCGGCCCTATGTTTGCCTGCGCTTCTTCTCGCGGGCTTTGTCTGCTCGAATTCACAAACCGTCGCATGCTGGAGAGCGAATTCAAGGATTTGTGCAAGAGGCTCAACGCCGTCATCCTGCCCGGCAAGAATTTGCACCTCAATCAGACCCAACAGGAAATCACGGAGTATTTTGCAGGCAAGAGAAAAACCTTCACCGTCGCACTCGACACCCCCGGCACGACGTTTCAAAATTCTGTATGGAACCTGCTTCAAACCATCCCTTATGGTGAAACCAGATCCTACCAACAGCAGGCAGAACGTCTGGGCAAGCCCACCGCCGTCCGCGCTGTCGCCTCGGCGAACGGCTATAATCGTATTTCCATCATCATTCCCTGTCACCGCGTCATCGGTAAAGATGGCAACCTCACAGGTTATGGTGGCGGTCTTGAGCGTAAAAAATGGTTGCTGAATCTCGAAAAAAGCATACCATAG
- a CDS encoding zinc-dependent metalloprotease, translating to MFKHLTRLLMVLCTIGFTSAAWAATIAEKTKDMVVQKGYFTTYWDESSGQLYLEIDKVGEEFIYNTGLPAGLGSNDIGLDRGQVGDSLLVKFERHGDKVFLHHINLKFRAISDNLQERKAVRDAFASSVLGGFKVEAQTDDRVLINFTPHLVSDQHGIADSIARAKQGNFSVDAARSAVYMPRTKSFPKNTEFEAILTLKSSNPGRYVRDVSATGKIITLRQHISFVKLPEPGYKVRDFNVNSGYFDGRYVDYAVPIEDNITRRFITRHRLEKKNPGAAMSEAVEPIIYYLDPGAPEPIRGALLDGARWWNQAFEAAGYKNAFQVKMLPDGADPMDVRYNIINWVHRKTRGWSYGWRVADPRTGEILKGHVTLGSLRVRQDYLIATALLSPYKEANSDVTALKEMALARIRQLSAHEVGHTIGLAHNFTTSSAGRASVMDYPHPLVKIKDDGTLDISDAYDVGIGEWDKYTIRYGYGEFDKGVDEKQALKGIIKEAFAKGLEFISDPDSRSLRDVHAGSHLWDSGADPTEELERLYSVRQIALNNFSEKAVRPGAPLSSLEEVLVPLYYLHRYQLEASGKALGGLDYAYTTRGDTPAEAYQIVSPARQKKALNAILQSVTPEFLALPERILNLLPPKAYGFERSRESFPRHTGKSFDAMALSEAAASHVMTILLHPERAQRIVEFHARDQAQVSFPDYMEQIVDRVIRGKKLTGLKGALDRRVNYVLVHHLMLLDQNGEASADARAAAHLTLTDLRTWFEKQARKSGDSLYRAHYLYEADRIGQYLAGNLKISASDLAALPPGSPI from the coding sequence ATGTTTAAACATTTAACACGCCTGTTGATGGTGCTGTGTACTATTGGCTTTACTTCAGCCGCCTGGGCGGCAACGATCGCGGAAAAAACCAAAGATATGGTGGTTCAGAAGGGCTATTTCACCACGTATTGGGATGAAAGCAGCGGGCAGTTGTATCTGGAAATTGATAAGGTCGGAGAAGAGTTTATCTATAACACGGGCCTGCCGGCGGGTTTGGGGTCCAATGACATTGGTCTTGACCGGGGCCAGGTCGGCGATAGTTTGCTGGTGAAATTTGAACGTCACGGCGACAAGGTTTTCCTGCATCACATCAATCTTAAATTTCGCGCGATCAGTGATAATCTGCAGGAGCGTAAGGCGGTGCGGGATGCCTTTGCCAGTTCGGTCCTTGGCGGGTTTAAGGTAGAAGCGCAGACAGATGACCGGGTGCTGATTAATTTTACACCGCATCTGGTTTCTGACCAGCATGGGATTGCAGACAGTATTGCCCGGGCCAAACAAGGCAACTTCTCGGTCGATGCCGCGCGCTCGGCGGTATATATGCCGCGGACAAAATCTTTTCCCAAGAATACCGAATTTGAGGCCATTCTGACTTTGAAGAGCAGCAATCCCGGGCGTTATGTGCGGGATGTTTCTGCCACAGGAAAAATCATCACCCTGCGGCAGCATATTTCATTCGTCAAACTTCCGGAGCCGGGATACAAGGTGCGGGACTTTAACGTCAACAGTGGATATTTTGACGGACGGTATGTCGATTACGCAGTACCGATTGAAGACAATATCACCCGGCGTTTCATCACCCGTCACCGGCTGGAGAAAAAGAACCCGGGCGCGGCCATGAGCGAGGCTGTGGAGCCGATTATCTATTATCTTGACCCTGGTGCGCCGGAGCCGATCCGCGGGGCATTGCTTGACGGGGCGCGCTGGTGGAACCAGGCGTTTGAAGCCGCCGGCTATAAAAACGCCTTTCAGGTCAAAATGCTGCCCGATGGCGCCGACCCGATGGATGTGCGCTATAATATCATTAACTGGGTGCATCGCAAGACCCGGGGCTGGTCTTACGGTTGGCGGGTGGCGGACCCCCGGACTGGCGAGATCCTCAAAGGTCATGTGACCCTTGGGTCTTTGCGGGTGCGTCAGGATTACCTGATCGCCACGGCCCTGTTGTCGCCGTACAAGGAAGCGAATAGCGATGTCACGGCACTGAAGGAAATGGCGCTGGCGCGTATCCGTCAATTGTCGGCCCATGAAGTGGGGCATACCATTGGTCTGGCTCATAACTTCACCACCAGCAGCGCCGGACGGGCATCCGTCATGGATTACCCGCATCCTTTAGTGAAAATCAAGGACGATGGCACGCTGGACATTTCCGACGCCTATGATGTGGGGATTGGCGAATGGGACAAATATACCATCCGCTATGGCTACGGCGAGTTCGACAAGGGTGTTGACGAGAAGCAGGCGCTAAAAGGCATCATCAAGGAGGCCTTTGCCAAGGGGCTGGAGTTTATTTCCGATCCCGACAGCCGCAGTCTGCGCGATGTCCATGCGGGATCTCACCTGTGGGACAGTGGCGCAGACCCGACAGAGGAACTGGAACGGCTGTACAGTGTGCGCCAGATTGCTCTGAATAATTTCTCTGAGAAGGCTGTGCGGCCAGGTGCGCCATTGTCGTCTCTGGAAGAGGTGTTGGTGCCGCTTTATTATCTACATCGCTATCAGTTGGAAGCTTCTGGCAAGGCGCTGGGGGGGCTGGATTATGCCTATACAACACGGGGGGATACCCCGGCGGAAGCATATCAAATTGTCAGCCCGGCACGGCAAAAGAAAGCCCTGAATGCAATATTGCAGTCTGTAACGCCGGAGTTTCTCGCGCTTCCGGAAAGAATTCTGAACCTGCTGCCACCAAAGGCTTACGGGTTTGAACGGTCACGGGAAAGTTTCCCGCGCCACACGGGCAAAAGTTTTGATGCCATGGCGCTGTCGGAAGCGGCCGCCAGTCATGTCATGACCATATTGTTGCACCCGGAACGGGCCCAGCGGATCGTGGAATTCCATGCCCGGGATCAGGCGCAGGTGAGTTTTCCTGATTATATGGAGCAGATAGTTGACAGGGTGATCAGGGGGAAAAAATTGACAGGCCTTAAGGGTGCTCTGGATCGCCGTGTGAACTATGTTCTGGTGCATCACCTGATGCTGCTGGATCAGAACGGCGAAGCATCGGCAGATGCCAGGGCTGCGGCACATCTGACATTGACGGATTTACGGACCTGGTTCGAAAAACAGGCGCGGAAATCAGGAGACAGTTTGTATCGGGCGCATTATCTTTATGAAGCAGACCGGATAGGGCAGTATCTGGCGGGTAACCTAAAGATCTCTGCCAGTGATCTAGCGGCACTGCCTCCGGGCTCTCCGATTTAA
- a CDS encoding DUF4136 domain-containing protein — protein MGKFWPLTVALVLLTLTGCSSSPSYEVTRFHSLPAPQKQTIEVSFWDPELKRSIEYGQYAELVGQYLGSVGYRPPEGRPTDLIARIGFANRPIDTDGDVDDGKPHGSISIGVGSGGGYHHSGVGVGVGVGFPLGERKVRTEYVRIFTLDILRRSDGVKLYEGRARSEGRDPLTNAIPNLIEALFQNFPGESGQSDKITLDR, from the coding sequence ATGGGAAAATTTTGGCCGCTGACTGTTGCTCTGGTTCTGCTTACCCTCACAGGCTGCAGTTCATCCCCCTCTTATGAGGTCACTCGTTTCCACAGCCTTCCCGCCCCACAAAAACAAACCATTGAAGTCAGTTTCTGGGACCCGGAACTGAAACGCAGTATTGAGTATGGTCAATATGCCGAATTGGTCGGGCAATATCTGGGTTCTGTCGGATATCGTCCCCCGGAAGGGCGCCCCACTGACCTTATTGCTCGTATTGGATTCGCCAACCGCCCAATCGACACAGACGGAGACGTTGATGACGGCAAACCTCACGGCAGCATCAGCATCGGGGTCGGCAGCGGCGGCGGTTATCACCACAGTGGTGTCGGTGTCGGGGTTGGTGTTGGGTTCCCCCTCGGAGAACGTAAGGTAAGAACTGAGTATGTCCGGATCTTCACCCTCGATATACTTCGCCGGTCAGACGGCGTCAAACTCTATGAAGGCCGGGCACGTAGCGAAGGGCGCGACCCCCTGACTAACGCCATTCCTAACCTCATAGAAGCCCTGTTCCAAAATTTCCCCGGCGAAAGCGGTCAGAGCGACAAGATCACGCTTGACCGCTAA
- a CDS encoding transporter substrate-binding domain-containing protein codes for MSIPVQAMAETITISAPEWCPYICPNESAKPGLLVEYTQAIFQRAGYDITVDVYPWSRAIRYAEDGTRHALLGAAKHEAPNLIFPENEIGEQTFCFYTKADDEWTYSSPAAVIGKDIIYPQDALPEEIIPYKNRARFSEVTGSVTYIEQALGMLFSDRTEVVLSSYYWMTHFLESHDMQEKVKLSGCAASTKVYLAFSPADDKQKETKKYIKIFDREIEILKQEGFFESLLTKYNLTPRK; via the coding sequence ATGAGCATACCGGTTCAGGCAATGGCGGAGACGATCACGATTAGCGCCCCGGAATGGTGTCCCTATATCTGCCCAAATGAATCCGCCAAGCCAGGCCTGCTTGTTGAATATACCCAGGCCATTTTCCAGCGCGCAGGATATGACATCACTGTGGATGTCTACCCCTGGTCTCGGGCTATCCGCTATGCGGAAGATGGCACACGCCACGCCCTCCTCGGCGCCGCAAAGCATGAGGCTCCCAATCTGATTTTCCCAGAAAATGAAATCGGTGAGCAAACATTCTGTTTTTATACCAAGGCAGATGATGAATGGACCTATAGCAGTCCCGCCGCGGTAATCGGCAAGGATATCATCTATCCCCAAGACGCCTTGCCAGAAGAAATCATACCCTATAAAAACAGAGCCCGTTTCAGCGAAGTTACGGGAAGCGTAACCTATATAGAACAAGCCCTGGGTATGCTTTTCTCTGACCGTACCGAAGTCGTCCTGTCGAGTTATTACTGGATGACACACTTCCTTGAAAGCCATGACATGCAGGAAAAAGTAAAACTTTCCGGGTGCGCGGCCAGCACAAAAGTCTATCTCGCCTTCTCCCCCGCTGACGACAAGCAGAAAGAAACAAAAAAATATATCAAGATCTTCGACCGTGAAATTGAGATATTGAAGCAGGAAGGTTTCTTTGAAAGCCTGTTGACCAAATATAACCTCACGCCCCGTAAATAA
- a CDS encoding peptide chain release factor 3, with protein MSALQTEVDRRRTFAIIAHPDAGKTTLTEKLLLFGGAIQMAGEVKARGDRRRARSDWMKVEQERGISVASSVMTFEYEKRMFNLLDTPGHEDFSEDTYRVLTAVDSAIMVLDGAKGIEGQTRKLFEVCRLRDMPVTTFINKLDRESMDPFELLDVIEQQLALDVTPATWPIGMGRDFKGCYDLINDRLILIEKTKNDLPDDGLVCQGVDDPQLDNLLPENLLEKLREDVAMVRELCPEFDPQAYLDGTMTPVYFGSAINNFGVRELLEGIGNRSPIPSSFKTTGREVTPYDNKVSGFVFKIQANMDPKHRDRIAFFRLVSGKFKRGMKLKLVRDGKLVNLHNPVMFMAQDRELAETAWPGDIFGIPNHGNLRIGDSLTEGEELRFTGIPNFAPEYIQTVRPEDPMKAKHLGRALQQLAEEGAARVFKPTIGSEWFVGVVGMLQFDVMGDRIRTEYDVPCRFEATSLYTAVWVECDDKFKLKAFIDGNKANMAEDHSGSPVFLARNAWRLDKARDDNPDIRFLKTKEQLV; from the coding sequence ATGAGCGCGTTACAAACCGAAGTCGACAGACGCCGGACCTTTGCCATTATTGCCCATCCCGACGCCGGGAAAACGACCCTGACTGAAAAGCTGCTGCTGTTCGGTGGCGCCATTCAGATGGCCGGGGAAGTGAAGGCGCGCGGGGATCGTCGCCGGGCGCGTTCTGACTGGATGAAAGTGGAGCAGGAACGCGGCATTTCCGTAGCCTCGTCTGTGATGACCTTTGAATATGAAAAACGCATGTTCAATTTGCTGGATACACCGGGCCATGAAGATTTCTCGGAAGATACCTATCGGGTCTTGACTGCAGTCGACAGCGCCATCATGGTACTTGATGGCGCCAAGGGAATTGAGGGTCAGACCAGGAAGTTGTTTGAGGTTTGCCGCCTGCGCGACATGCCGGTGACCACCTTTATCAACAAGCTTGACCGGGAATCGATGGACCCTTTTGAGTTGTTGGATGTGATTGAGCAGCAATTGGCGCTGGATGTGACCCCGGCGACCTGGCCGATCGGCATGGGACGGGACTTCAAGGGCTGTTACGATCTGATCAATGACCGTTTGATTCTGATTGAAAAGACCAAAAATGACTTGCCGGATGATGGTCTGGTTTGTCAAGGCGTGGATGATCCTCAACTGGATAATCTGTTACCGGAAAACCTGCTGGAAAAATTGCGGGAAGATGTGGCGATGGTGCGGGAACTGTGCCCGGAATTCGATCCTCAGGCTTATCTTGACGGTACCATGACACCGGTATATTTCGGCAGTGCAATCAATAACTTCGGCGTGCGGGAACTGCTGGAAGGTATCGGCAATCGTTCTCCGATCCCGAGCAGCTTTAAAACCACGGGACGCGAAGTCACGCCTTATGATAACAAAGTCAGCGGATTTGTTTTCAAGATTCAGGCGAATATGGACCCTAAACACCGTGACCGTATCGCCTTCTTCCGGCTGGTGTCCGGTAAGTTCAAACGGGGTATGAAGCTGAAACTGGTGCGGGACGGCAAGCTGGTTAATCTACATAATCCGGTGATGTTCATGGCCCAGGACCGGGAACTGGCGGAAACCGCCTGGCCGGGAGATATCTTCGGTATTCCCAATCACGGCAATTTGCGTATTGGCGACAGCCTGACGGAGGGGGAAGAGCTGCGATTCACAGGTATTCCCAATTTTGCCCCCGAATATATTCAGACCGTGCGGCCTGAAGACCCCATGAAAGCCAAACATCTGGGACGGGCGTTACAGCAGCTGGCGGAAGAGGGTGCGGCCCGGGTTTTTAAACCCACCATTGGCTCTGAATGGTTTGTTGGTGTGGTCGGCATGTTGCAGTTTGACGTGATGGGGGATCGTATCCGGACAGAATATGACGTCCCCTGTCGTTTTGAGGCGACATCGCTCTATACGGCGGTATGGGTTGAATGTGATGACAAATTTAAGTTGAAAGCCTTTATCGACGGCAATAAAGCCAATATGGCGGAAGACCACAGTGGATCGCCTGTATTTCTGGCGCGGAACGCCTGGCGTCTGGACAAGGCGCGGGATGACAACCCTGATATTCGCTTCCTGAAGACCAAAGAACAATTGGTATAA
- a CDS encoding thermonuclease family protein gives MGFNQIETFKHYFSGMILKFKDNRTSPNLIRIGLVLAVLLGGLVGYYWQDMPFFPAPKFNIVGQAYITDGDTIRVQGKKIRLHGIDAPERDQTCSIKGRKWNCGAVSTAYLTRLINYQKVKCTKLSTGRYGRTIATCINNKGQDINSAMVSSGHAVAYTYYTYIYFPEQIEAWWSKRGIWQGEFVEPYQYRKSGRAP, from the coding sequence TTGGGCTTTAATCAAATAGAAACATTTAAACATTATTTTTCAGGCATGATCTTAAAATTTAAAGACAATAGGACATCTCCAAACCTGATAAGGATCGGACTAGTATTAGCCGTCTTATTGGGCGGTTTGGTTGGCTATTATTGGCAAGATATGCCCTTCTTTCCTGCCCCAAAATTCAATATTGTTGGACAAGCATATATTACCGATGGAGATACAATACGTGTCCAAGGTAAAAAGATCCGGCTACACGGCATAGATGCTCCTGAACGAGACCAGACATGTTCAATTAAAGGAAGAAAATGGAATTGTGGAGCAGTATCCACTGCGTACCTCACCCGCCTAATTAACTATCAGAAAGTAAAATGTACAAAACTTTCGACAGGTCGATACGGGAGAACAATTGCGACATGTATTAATAATAAGGGGCAAGATATTAATTCGGCAATGGTATCCTCAGGGCACGCTGTCGCTTACACCTATTACACTTACATATATTTTCCGGAGCAAATAGAAGCGTGGTGGAGTAAGCGCGGTATTTGGCAAGGAGAATTTGTTGAGCCATATCAATATCGGAAATCTGGCCGCGCACCTTGA
- a CDS encoding PAS domain-containing protein, which yields MVDEKFRDRFTAHDLPNRTLREVYAYWLKMRGDKGLPTRADLDPVQIPHLLPNISLIDVEYQPRRYRMRLIGTETVRALGEDPTGTYLDDNLQANALLKSRYDWLVENKRPYFYCDKLMWSDKKFLEYQTIGLPLSRNGVDVDIIMFGINYDFPEKMGSIPMAFGA from the coding sequence GTGGTGGACGAAAAATTTAGAGACCGGTTTACGGCGCATGATTTACCTAATCGCACACTGCGGGAGGTTTATGCCTACTGGTTGAAGATGAGGGGAGACAAGGGCCTGCCGACGCGTGCGGATCTTGATCCTGTGCAGATTCCCCATCTCCTGCCCAATATCAGCCTGATTGATGTTGAGTATCAGCCTCGGCGTTATAGGATGCGCTTGATTGGGACAGAAACGGTGCGTGCTCTGGGCGAGGATCCCACAGGCACCTATCTTGACGATAATCTTCAGGCAAACGCTCTCCTGAAATCACGTTACGACTGGTTGGTGGAGAATAAAAGACCTTATTTCTATTGTGATAAATTGATGTGGTCTGATAAAAAATTCCTTGAATATCAAACGATTGGCCTACCGCTTTCCCGCAACGGGGTGGATGTTGATATTATTATGTTCGGCATCAACTACGATTTCCCGGAGAAAATGGGTTCAATACCGATGGCTTTCGGGGCGTAA
- a CDS encoding PEP-CTERM sorting domain-containing protein: MNISKLVKTGLTVLAVSAISLSSALADVIWDYSPDTTNAEGSPNWSNISNGQNFADRVSFTETGALTGMDLYSGEVSGALDQIVRISIWEDNAGTLGNLITSFNEVVSVIDSLSTSTITYVTRKHVDFTNQFNFSVGSFWIGMTGEGSQLGQLGLSINTPGDSRMASFSGDTFTGMSDAVVGDMSFRLLGTFNDGNIDVPEPAPLALLGLGLMGLGLARRRRS; this comes from the coding sequence ATGAATATAAGTAAATTAGTTAAAACCGGCCTGACTGTCCTGGCAGTTTCCGCCATAAGCCTTTCATCTGCACTCGCAGACGTCATCTGGGATTATAGCCCTGACACCACAAACGCCGAAGGTTCACCAAACTGGTCTAACATCTCGAATGGCCAGAATTTTGCTGATCGGGTTTCCTTTACCGAAACCGGCGCCCTCACGGGCATGGATCTTTATAGTGGAGAAGTCAGTGGTGCACTTGACCAGATCGTAAGAATTAGCATATGGGAAGACAACGCAGGCACACTCGGAAACTTAATCACATCCTTTAACGAGGTCGTTTCTGTTATCGACAGCCTCAGTACCTCTACCATCACTTATGTCACCAGAAAACACGTTGACTTTACCAATCAGTTTAATTTTTCTGTTGGGAGTTTCTGGATTGGTATGACGGGAGAAGGCTCTCAACTTGGGCAATTAGGGCTCAGTATAAACACGCCGGGGGATAGTAGAATGGCCTCATTTTCCGGTGATACATTTACCGGCATGTCAGATGCCGTCGTCGGTGACATGTCCTTCCGCCTGCTTGGGACGTTCAATGACGGAAATATAGATGTTCCGGAACCTGCACCACTTGCTCTTCTGGGCCTCGGTCTTATGGGACTTGGCCTGGCGCGCAGACGTCGCAGCTAA
- a CDS encoding amidohydrolase family protein codes for MRKSALKIALFASAALSFSLGAAVAETIAIKGGTVHTMGQKGVIEKGIILIEDGKIRDVGQDISIPSGAQVIDATGKVVTPGLMHGGSRLGLSEISMTKDSNEHSAQGSPFSAAFDVRYGLKSNSSVMADNRRHGLTHAITQPSGSDGIFAGSGALIVLTGDADLYVAKGPMVAKLAKGGNRNVAWAKLRLIFDQVKFYTKNRSRIQRGEGPGDFLLSSFNMDALIPVVEGKQKMVLSVYSEDDLRQAISFQKETGVDLILSGATEAWKVADQLAAAKIPVLINPQSNLPENFGEVAASFSNAALLHKAGVDFAIIAGDVNHNAHTVNQMAGIAAAHGLDRDVALAAITSAPARIFGFEKSLGSLEKGKTANVVIWDGDPLEVTTNSTHVLVGGVNHPLVSRRTLLRDRYLGLNKKPFAYH; via the coding sequence ATGAGAAAGTCAGCTTTAAAAATTGCCTTGTTCGCCTCCGCCGCTTTGAGTTTCTCTTTGGGGGCCGCTGTTGCGGAAACCATCGCGATCAAAGGAGGAACTGTCCACACGATGGGACAAAAGGGCGTCATCGAAAAAGGAATTATTCTGATTGAAGACGGTAAAATCCGGGATGTCGGGCAGGATATCTCCATTCCTTCCGGCGCGCAGGTGATTGATGCGACGGGCAAGGTGGTGACGCCTGGGCTGATGCATGGCGGAAGCCGCCTGGGGTTATCTGAAATCTCCATGACGAAAGATTCCAATGAGCATAGCGCTCAGGGGTCTCCCTTCTCGGCGGCTTTTGATGTGCGCTACGGCCTGAAAAGCAATTCTTCTGTGATGGCCGATAACCGCCGTCACGGTTTGACCCATGCAATTACGCAACCTTCCGGTTCGGATGGTATTTTTGCGGGCTCAGGCGCCTTGATTGTCTTGACGGGGGATGCGGATCTCTATGTGGCGAAGGGGCCGATGGTGGCGAAACTTGCCAAAGGCGGAAATCGCAATGTGGCTTGGGCGAAACTTCGGTTGATTTTCGATCAGGTGAAATTTTACACGAAAAACCGTTCCAGGATTCAAAGAGGCGAAGGGCCGGGTGATTTCCTGCTTTCGAGCTTTAACATGGATGCCCTGATCCCGGTGGTCGAGGGTAAACAGAAAATGGTGCTGTCGGTTTATAGCGAAGATGACCTTCGGCAGGCAATTTCTTTTCAGAAGGAAACCGGCGTTGACCTGATCCTGAGCGGGGCGACGGAAGCCTGGAAAGTTGCTGATCAACTGGCGGCGGCAAAGATTCCGGTATTAATCAATCCTCAGAGTAATCTGCCGGAAAATTTTGGCGAAGTTGCCGCAAGCTTCAGTAATGCGGCTTTGCTGCATAAAGCCGGCGTCGATTTTGCGATCATTGCCGGTGATGTCAACCACAACGCCCATACGGTCAATCAAATGGCTGGGATTGCGGCGGCGCACGGCCTGGACCGGGATGTGGCGTTGGCGGCGATTACTTCTGCGCCGGCGCGAATTTTTGGCTTTGAGAAGTCCCTGGGGTCACTCGAAAAAGGTAAAACTGCCAATGTGGTCATCTGGGACGGAGATCCGTTAGAGGTGACGACAAACTCGACCCATGTTTTGGTGGGCGGGGTTAATCATCCTCTGGTATCGCGTCGCACACTGTTGCGGGATCGTTATCTCGGGCTTAACAAGAAGCCCTTCGCGTATCACTAA